The Pseudomonadota bacterium nucleotide sequence TCCATTAACGTTTATATTCCAGCCTGAACGTTTGAAAAGAGCAATTGTTGCACTTTCTAAGCTTCCTTTGGGAATTCCCAGTTTTAATTTTTCATTCATTTTTTGTACACCTCATCAGGATTAAATACCGGTTCGCTTATTTTCTTTAAAGAACCGTTTACTACTTTTCTGTAAAAACAGCTTTTATGGCCTGTATGGCAGGCAGCTCCACCGATTTGCTCAACCTTCAACAAAACCGTATCATCATCACAATCTACCAGTATTTCTTTAACCATCTGGAGATTACCCGAAGTTTCCCCTTTAATCCAGAGTTTTTGCCGACTTCTGCTGAAATAGGTTGCTTTGCCTGTTTCAAGGGTTTTTTCCCATGCATCCTGATTCATATACGCAAGCATCAAAACCTCGCCTGTTTCATAGTCCTGCGCAATGGCAGGAATAAGGCCATTTGTTTTATTAAAATCAAGTGTTATCAATTATGCTCCTTTAAATCCAATATATTTCGAGCCAGTTTCAAAACGCCCCATTTTGGCCGATCTCTGCGTTGGGCTCAAATATCAATCCTCGAAATACTCAATGTATTCCTGTGGTTGATATTTTCTCCCGCCTTGAGCTTGACCAAACTGAAACGTTTTGAAAGTGGCTCATTTCTAATTATTAAAAAAATGTAATACAATTACATAGCACATAATGTTTTTCGTGTAAACATCTGCGAAAACCCAAAATCCGCTATTGATTTTTATAAAGGTGTAATTTTGGCATTATTTAATAAAAAATCAGCCAAGAAAACAAAAAAACGCTTATTATAAACCTTTGCATTAGAAGCAATCAGCCCATTTTAATAAGAAATATAATTTATGACTCCATTTGAACGCACCTATATTTTGATTTCAAATAATTCGTTTTTCCTTTATTCGGTGGAAATCTGACAGCTTTTCAGTCGTATATCCGAAAACAGGTCTTGATAAGAAAAAGTAAAGGGACGCTGTTAGGTTCTTAAGTTTCTACTAAATAATACCCTTTTGTTCTTGCAATTTTTTGGCCGCGGGTAACAGATTCACTAACAGACGGAACCGATATCCGTAGCTTTTTCGCTAAAGAAGACATAGGTATACCAAGTTCCCTCACTGCCCAGTAACACAATAGACTCCTCGCCTCCACAATCCGCCGATACTTCCCTGTAGCCCATACTTCCTCAAGTTTAAGTCCTAACACCTCTGATACCCGTAAAGCAACTCCATCAAGATCCAAGCCGCTTGATCGAAGTGCATATTTTTTTTCCATCGCTTCTTCGGCCGATACCAGTACACGTTGTACGAAATCGCTATCACCCAGAATCCGCTCGTCATTTTTTTGATAGACCTTTGCTTCCCTAAGCGCCTTCACACCTTCCCATCCTCCTGCACTTCGCAAAAGGCCACCACCTGTGAGATCCAAACGCCTTCCCTGGTTAATTCCATTTCCAACAAAAACTTTGTACGCTCGTCTCGCAACGCCTAATTTTTTTCCGAAC carries:
- the hisI gene encoding phosphoribosyl-AMP cyclohydrolase; this encodes MITLDFNKTNGLIPAIAQDYETGEVLMLAYMNQDAWEKTLETGKATYFSRSRQKLWIKGETSGNLQMVKEILVDCDDDTVLLKVEQIGGAACHTGHKSCFYRKVVNGSLKKISEPVFNPDEVYKK
- a CDS encoding transposase, producing MPRKSRIDTAGALHHVMVRGIERGAVFQNNTDRNHFLERLGKILQDTETICYAWALIPNHFHLLLRTGPVPISTVMRRLLTGYALWYNRKHSRNGHVFQNRFKSILCQEDSYLLELVRYIHLNPIRANLVENLEELGQYPYSGHSVLMGKMENPWQDTEWVLGMFGKKLGVARRAYKVFVGNGINQGRRLDLTGGGLLRSAGGWEGVKALREAKVYQKNDERILGDSDFVQRVLVSAEEAMEKKYALRSSGLDLDGVALRVSEVLGLKLEEVWATGKYRRIVEARSLLCYWAVRELGIPMSSLAKKLRISVPSVSESVTRGQKIARTKGYYLVET